One sulfur-oxidizing endosymbiont of Gigantopelta aegis genomic region harbors:
- a CDS encoding ATP-binding protein, which yields MVKQWQQVSQKAIELDWEPELFLAHLCELETSYRHDNKLKRLLRESKLPIGKQLSQYDFNEITGVTAQQLKQKITQLNWLRQGHNLLLFGASGLGKTHLAAAIGYALIEQSVRVKFMSSTSLVQMLQKAKEALSLEFELKKLDKYELLILDDIGYVKNQ from the coding sequence ATGGTCAAACAATGGCAGCAGGTTTCACAAAAAGCCATTGAATTAGATTGGGAGCCTGAATTATTTTTAGCCCATTTATGTGAATTAGAAACCAGTTACCGGCATGACAATAAATTAAAGCGCTTATTAAGAGAAAGCAAACTACCCATTGGTAAACAGTTATCACAGTATGACTTTAATGAAATAACCGGTGTGACAGCCCAACAGCTCAAACAAAAAATCACTCAGTTAAACTGGCTCAGGCAAGGACATAATCTGCTTTTATTTGGTGCCAGTGGTCTGGGGAAAACGCATTTAGCCGCCGCTATTGGTTACGCACTCATCGAGCAATCAGTGCGGGTTAAATTCATGAGCAGCACTTCATTGGTGCAAATGCTTCAAAAGGCAAAAGAAGCGTTATCTCTGGAATTTGAACTGAAAAAGCTGGATAAATATGAGTTACTTATTCTTGATGATATTGGCTATGTCAAAAACCAATAG
- a CDS encoding ATP-binding protein: MSKTNSESQVLFELIAHRYERNSLLITSNQAFSEWDSIFTDNMMTVAAIDRLIHHASIYQIEGDSYRRKQAMKGLD; encoded by the coding sequence ATGTCAAAAACCAATAGTGAAAGCCAGGTACTATTTGAATTAATTGCGCACCGATATGAACGCAATAGCCTGCTCATTACCTCAAACCAGGCTTTCAGTGAATGGGATAGTATCTTCACTGACAATATGATGACAGTGGCTGCCATTGACCGACTCATTCATCATGCGTCTATTTATCAAATTGAAGGCGACAGTTATCGTAGAAAACAAGCGATGAAAGGCTTAGATTAA
- a CDS encoding START domain-containing protein — protein MHSLPFPAINREFIFHSKITRDAKTGAIKIQMDAMPEFCQNNADLCVFNKESSLVRVSHSHGHYLLEAINKHLTRVTWTHHTNPEGHLPKWMINSLIQEMPFKTLQGLRKKHSIQKT, from the coding sequence GTGCACAGTCTGCCTTTTCCAGCCATAAACCGAGAGTTTATCTTCCATTCAAAAATCACTCGGGATGCTAAAACAGGTGCAATAAAAATTCAGATGGATGCTATGCCCGAATTCTGTCAAAACAATGCTGACCTATGCGTCTTTAATAAAGAGTCATCACTGGTGAGAGTATCACATTCCCATGGCCACTATTTACTCGAAGCCATCAATAAACATCTGACTCGTGTCACCTGGACACATCATACGAACCCAGAAGGTCATTTACCTAAATGGATGATCAATTCATTGATTCAAGAGATGCCCTTTAAAACCTTACAAGGCCTGAGAAAAAAACACTCGATACAAAAGACCTGA
- a CDS encoding putative bifunctional diguanylate cyclase/phosphodiesterase, giving the protein MDEFKAALKNNELIVFYQPKIGLDNNNIVAVEALVRWQHPSYGIVAPDLFIPLAEANNLIDKLTWVVFEQALSQYKRWFEQGLNVQIAINMSASTLKELTLPDKIDLLLSKHGVKAQQIVLEITESALMSELITSLDILTRLRMKGFRLSIDDFGTGYSSLLQLHRVPFSEIKIDRTFVSEMENDKEATAIVETIIMLGQKLGMKTVAEGIETKETQARLTALGCNLAQGYLFSKPIPGNEVFAWFSHYKENLKS; this is encoded by the coding sequence CTGGATGAATTCAAAGCAGCCTTAAAAAATAATGAATTGATCGTTTTTTATCAACCTAAAATAGGACTTGATAATAATAATATTGTCGCTGTGGAAGCATTGGTTCGTTGGCAACATCCCAGTTATGGCATAGTAGCACCTGATCTATTCATCCCTCTTGCAGAAGCAAACAACCTCATTGATAAACTTACCTGGGTCGTATTTGAGCAAGCCTTATCGCAATACAAACGCTGGTTTGAACAGGGTTTGAATGTTCAGATTGCCATTAACATGTCAGCTAGCACTCTAAAAGAATTAACATTGCCCGATAAAATTGATCTTTTATTGAGTAAACATGGTGTGAAAGCCCAACAAATTGTACTTGAGATCACCGAGTCAGCCTTAATGTCCGAGTTAATTACTTCGTTGGATATTCTCACTCGCTTACGTATGAAAGGATTCAGACTATCCATTGATGATTTTGGTACCGGTTATTCTTCTCTGTTGCAATTACACCGTGTGCCTTTTTCTGAAATTAAAATTGACCGCACCTTTGTTTCAGAAATGGAAAATGACAAAGAGGCAACTGCCATTGTTGAAACGATTATTATGCTAGGTCAAAAGCTAGGCATGAAAACCGTCGCTGAGGGGATCGAAACCAAAGAAACTCAAGCAAGGCTAACCGCTTTAGGATGCAACCTTGCACAAGGTTACTTATTTTCAAAACCCATCCCTGGTAATGAGGTCTTTGCCTGGTTCTCCCATTATAAAGAAAACTTAAAATCTTAA
- a CDS encoding VTT domain-containing protein, with product MKTLFIRLFLVGLITIGIAIAVIYRDVLDMEALQHWIEQSGPLAPLLFMLIYILATIFFLPGSVLTLAGGALFGPVVGVFYNLTAATIGAILSFLAARYLASDWVEKKSAGRLKQLINGVENEGWRFVAFVRLVPIFPFNLLNYTLGLTKIKLLDYSLATYICMLPGAIAYTYLGYIGREAATGGESLIQKSLLGLALLAVAAFLPRFISQMRNNAKKNRIDIDVLKQAMDNGDDFLLLDVRTDEDYVGEQGHISTSVQIPVEQLEQRIAELKDRLAGDYEKRIVTICRTDRKSTKAAEILTNNGFNNVKVVKMGMTDWNKKGYPNVQSVN from the coding sequence TTGAAAACATTATTTATACGGCTATTTTTGGTTGGTTTAATTACTATAGGCATTGCTATAGCCGTTATCTATCGTGATGTACTGGATATGGAGGCTTTACAGCATTGGATCGAACAGTCAGGGCCTTTAGCGCCACTGTTATTTATGCTGATTTATATTCTAGCAACCATTTTCTTTTTGCCGGGTTCGGTGCTAACGCTTGCAGGCGGTGCTTTATTTGGCCCGGTAGTAGGAGTGTTCTATAATTTAACGGCTGCGACAATAGGTGCAATTTTATCATTTCTGGCTGCGCGTTATCTGGCATCAGACTGGGTAGAGAAGAAATCAGCAGGGCGCTTAAAACAATTAATTAACGGGGTTGAAAATGAAGGTTGGCGTTTCGTTGCCTTTGTACGCTTAGTACCGATATTCCCATTTAATTTGCTAAATTATACTTTGGGGCTGACAAAAATTAAATTACTTGATTATTCTTTGGCTACTTACATTTGTATGTTGCCGGGAGCCATTGCTTATACGTATTTGGGGTATATAGGGCGTGAGGCAGCAACGGGAGGGGAAAGCCTGATTCAAAAAAGTCTTTTAGGTTTGGCTCTATTGGCAGTTGCTGCTTTTTTGCCTCGTTTTATAAGTCAAATGCGTAATAATGCCAAGAAAAATAGGATTGACATTGATGTGCTGAAACAAGCGATGGACAATGGTGATGATTTTTTATTACTGGATGTACGTACGGATGAAGATTATGTGGGTGAACAAGGGCATATTAGTACATCGGTGCAAATACCAGTAGAGCAATTAGAACAACGTATAGCGGAATTGAAGGATAGATTAGCGGGTGATTATGAGAAGCGTATCGTAACGATTTGCCGAACTGATCGAAAATCGACAAAAGCGGCCGAAATTTTAACAAACAATGGTTTCAATAATGTTAAAGTTGTAAAAATGGGCATGACGGATTGGAATAAAAAAGGCTATCCAAACGTACAAAGTGTAAACTAG
- a CDS encoding sterol desaturase family protein: protein MTFNEFILANEVTIRLSFFFGVFAIMAIWEVIAPRRALTVSKTIRWANNLGLVFFNSFILRLLFPAAAVGVAAFAETHGWGLLNYYSLPGFLAVILAIIAMDFIIYLQHVMVHAVPLLWRIHRVHHADLDYDVTTGSRFHTIEIILSMLIKFATIIVLGAPVVAVVIFEVVLNALAMFNHGNVGLPKSLDTFLRWFVVTPDMHRVHHSVEDDETNSNFGFNLTWWDRLFGTYRDQPRGGQLGFTIGINKYRDVKQTNWILGMMLLPFKGKVSEYAINTRNWNSQKNTED, encoded by the coding sequence ATGACATTTAATGAATTTATTTTGGCTAACGAAGTGACCATCAGGCTAAGTTTCTTTTTTGGTGTATTTGCCATTATGGCTATCTGGGAGGTGATTGCGCCTCGACGTGCTTTGACTGTTTCTAAAACGATACGTTGGGCTAATAATTTGGGTTTAGTCTTTTTTAATAGCTTTATCTTACGCTTATTATTCCCTGCAGCAGCTGTTGGTGTGGCTGCATTTGCTGAGACACATGGCTGGGGCTTATTGAACTATTACTCATTACCTGGCTTTTTAGCTGTGATTCTTGCCATTATAGCAATGGACTTTATTATTTATTTACAACATGTCATGGTGCATGCCGTACCGCTGTTATGGCGTATTCACCGTGTGCACCATGCTGATTTGGACTATGATGTGACCACGGGTTCACGTTTTCATACCATTGAAATCATTCTTTCAATGCTCATTAAATTTGCCACTATTATTGTTTTGGGTGCACCCGTGGTTGCGGTAGTAATTTTTGAAGTGGTGTTAAATGCCTTGGCCATGTTTAATCATGGTAATGTGGGCTTGCCAAAGTCATTGGACACTTTTTTGCGCTGGTTTGTAGTGACACCGGATATGCATCGTGTGCATCATTCGGTTGAAGATGATGAAACCAATAGTAATTTCGGGTTTAATTTGACCTGGTGGGATCGACTATTTGGTACCTATCGTGATCAGCCTCGTGGCGGTCAACTAGGCTTTACTATTGGTATCAATAAATACCGTGATGTTAAGCAGACTAACTGGATTTTGGGCATGATGTTATTACCCTTTAAAGGCAAGGTCAGTGAATATGCGATTAATACCCGTAATTGGAATAGCCAAAAGAACACTGAGGATTAA
- a CDS encoding ArsR/SmtB family transcription factor yields the protein MSSQHFKQDLFTQFARVGKAMSNGNRLELLEFIAQGERSVDELAKASGLSVANTSQHLQQLRQAGLIDCTKRGLKVFYRLSGNDVIDLFNSLRNVAERHLADVQQLINTFLTVKDDLEPIPATELLGRVRDGLVTVLDVRPPEEYLAGHVPGAINVPLSELEAHLNELDSNQDVVAYCRGPHCVLAFDAVARLRNKGFNAHRMEDGFPEWKSAGLPIESSNKE from the coding sequence ATGTCAAGTCAGCATTTTAAACAAGATTTATTTACTCAGTTTGCCCGAGTTGGTAAAGCCATGAGCAATGGAAATCGTCTAGAGTTACTGGAGTTTATCGCTCAGGGTGAACGCAGTGTTGATGAACTTGCCAAGGCATCTGGATTATCTGTAGCGAATACCTCTCAACATTTACAGCAACTACGTCAAGCTGGGCTTATTGATTGTACAAAGCGTGGTCTAAAAGTTTTTTATCGTCTCAGTGGTAATGATGTCATTGATTTATTTAATTCTCTGAGAAATGTGGCAGAACGCCATTTAGCCGATGTTCAACAACTGATTAATACTTTCTTAACGGTTAAGGATGATCTCGAACCCATCCCGGCAACTGAACTACTCGGCCGTGTTCGTGATGGTCTTGTCACTGTACTAGATGTCAGACCCCCAGAAGAATATTTAGCGGGTCACGTACCGGGCGCTATTAATGTACCGCTATCTGAACTAGAAGCTCATTTAAATGAACTTGATTCCAATCAGGATGTCGTTGCCTATTGTCGTGGGCCACATTGTGTACTTGCTTTTGATGCTGTAGCAAGGCTTAGAAATAAGGGCTTCAACGCACATAGAATGGAAGATGGTTTTCCTGAATGGAAATCTGCTGGTCTACCGATTGAATCAAGCAATAAAGAATAA
- a CDS encoding DUF1499 domain-containing protein, protein MNNFNKRFSITSVVSLITSVVSLIISVTCVIAIIISGVGYRLGLWHFSTGFSIVEWTVLAALISLGLAIIGIYKTKIKGVNRGFFVATLSICLVFPIVAFSVYWEKSSDFYPPINDITTDIEEPPSFWEVPDPVDYPGIKTANLQITAYPEISPIKLSMTVDQAFDRALTLAKNNKWEIVSIDKTEGQIEATDSSFLYGFKDDIVIRVQAVDGGAKIDMRSRSRVGKIDRGANARRILKFIEAFNNNE, encoded by the coding sequence ATGAATAATTTTAATAAACGTTTTTCAATAACGAGTGTTGTTAGTTTAATAACGAGTGTTGTTAGTTTAATAATAAGTGTTACCTGTGTTATTGCAATTATTATATCGGGAGTAGGTTATCGTTTGGGTTTATGGCATTTTAGTACCGGTTTTTCTATAGTTGAATGGACTGTATTGGCGGCCTTAATTAGCCTAGGTCTTGCAATCATTGGCATATACAAAACAAAGATAAAGGGAGTGAATAGAGGATTTTTTGTGGCAACACTTAGTATTTGCCTCGTATTTCCTATTGTTGCTTTTTCTGTATACTGGGAAAAATCATCTGATTTTTATCCTCCCATAAACGATATAACAACTGATATAGAAGAGCCACCTTCATTTTGGGAAGTGCCTGATCCAGTAGATTACCCTGGTATAAAAACAGCAAATTTACAAATTACAGCTTATCCAGAAATCTCTCCTATCAAGTTATCGATGACGGTTGATCAGGCATTTGACCGTGCTCTTACACTGGCTAAAAATAACAAATGGGAAATTGTGAGTATTGATAAAACAGAGGGACAAATTGAAGCAACAGACTCAAGTTTTTTATATGGATTTAAGGATGATATTGTAATACGAGTTCAAGCAGTTGATGGTGGAGCAAAAATTGACATGCGTTCTCGCTCAAGGGTTGGGAAGATAGACCGTGGAGCAAATGCCCGGCGTATATTGAAATTTATAGAAGCGTTTAATAATAACGAATGA
- a CDS encoding IS4 family transposase — protein MEAKGWFWVGRVRGNVQISLEGEKFEGCTTIMKQATTTPTGLGTIFYSKSTAFPCEGTLFHGTEKGKHKKKKRGGISQDAKSLYYSKKAKQPWLLVSHLPKEINKPKKVVRLYKFRMQIEEGFRDTKNQQYGIGLAQAKSKSAKRYNNLLLVAALTQFLLWCIGKVAVNKKYHYDLQANTIRHRTVLSNVYIGIQIIRDKRYKIKKKEIKMVFENISNFTQQVVDIC, from the coding sequence ATTGAAGCAAAGGGATGGTTTTGGGTTGGTCGAGTTCGGGGCAATGTACAGATCTCATTAGAGGGTGAAAAATTTGAAGGTTGTACTACTATAATGAAGCAAGCGACCACAACGCCAACAGGATTAGGTACGATCTTCTATAGCAAAAGCACAGCATTTCCTTGTGAGGGTACTTTATTTCATGGGACTGAAAAGGGAAAACATAAAAAGAAAAAACGTGGAGGAATTTCTCAAGATGCAAAGAGCCTTTACTATTCTAAAAAAGCAAAACAACCCTGGCTATTAGTTTCTCATTTACCTAAAGAAATCAACAAGCCAAAGAAAGTCGTTAGGCTGTATAAATTTCGCATGCAAATTGAAGAAGGTTTCAGAGATACAAAAAATCAACAGTATGGTATTGGTCTTGCACAAGCAAAATCTAAATCTGCAAAGCGATATAATAATTTATTATTAGTCGCAGCACTGACACAGTTTTTACTTTGGTGTATTGGCAAAGTTGCTGTGAATAAAAAATATCACTATGACTTACAAGCCAATACAATCAGGCATAGAACTGTGCTTTCTAACGTTTATATTGGGATTCAAATTATTCGAGATAAACGGTATAAAATTAAAAAGAAGGAAATTAAAATGGTTTTTGAAAATATTTCAAATTTTACGCAACAAGTTGTTGACATTTGTTAA
- a CDS encoding c-type cytochrome has protein sequence MGIPQYLNWTISEGGSPINSPMPAFKNQLNEQQIWQIISYLRTL, from the coding sequence GTGGGGATCCCTCAGTATTTAAACTGGACAATATCTGAAGGCGGAAGTCCGATTAATTCTCCAATGCCAGCATTCAAAAACCAGTTAAATGAACAGCAAATATGGCAGATTATTAGCTACTTGAGAACATTATAG
- a CDS encoding FTR1 family protein gives MLLSSVIIVLREVLEAALLFSILIALSKQMSLNFRWLVWSLSLGVVGAMVYGTNINIVSDWFEGVGQEVINALIQFIIYFMLVFYMVMLTRFFYQKSIPKSLLCFIMSVIISMAVTREGAEIILYFFSVTRSGTYYMPVVIGMTIGASIGVSVGLLFYYLLSNLKLKRSIFIGLVLLLLVSSGMVSQASLLLIQADWLPGQLPLWNTSNLLSEQSVTGQLLYALIGYESTPTAIQASLYLIGFLLPIGLIFVVRYASLKGTKYQLSES, from the coding sequence ATGTTGTTAAGCTCAGTCATCATCGTCCTGCGTGAAGTGCTTGAAGCGGCCTTACTCTTTAGTATTCTTATAGCACTATCAAAGCAAATGTCACTCAATTTTCGCTGGCTAGTCTGGTCTTTATCATTGGGTGTTGTTGGTGCAATGGTTTATGGCACCAATATAAACATAGTCTCAGATTGGTTTGAAGGTGTTGGTCAGGAAGTGATCAATGCGCTGATACAATTCATAATTTATTTTATGTTGGTTTTTTATATGGTCATGCTGACGCGTTTTTTCTATCAGAAAAGCATCCCTAAATCTCTCCTGTGTTTTATTATGAGTGTGATTATATCAATGGCAGTTACGCGTGAAGGAGCAGAAATTATCTTGTATTTCTTCAGCGTGACACGCAGTGGTACTTATTATATGCCCGTTGTGATTGGTATGACAATTGGTGCGAGTATTGGCGTGAGTGTGGGTTTGCTGTTTTATTACCTTCTTAGCAACCTCAAACTAAAACGTTCTATTTTTATTGGTCTGGTGTTATTACTCTTGGTTTCATCAGGTATGGTTTCACAAGCGAGTTTGTTGCTCATTCAAGCTGATTGGTTACCCGGACAATTACCTTTGTGGAATACTTCAAATCTCTTATCAGAGCAATCTGTAACAGGGCAACTACTCTATGCGCTTATCGGTTATGAATCGACACCTACAGCGATTCAGGCCAGTTTATATCTAATCGGTTTTCTACTGCCAATAGGCCTGATTTTTGTAGTGCGATATGCTTCTCTTAAAGGCACAAAATATCAGTTGAGTGAATCATAA
- a CDS encoding cupredoxin domain-containing protein, with translation MGIYTAILLQFFSVTTYAATPIVNIEIRNHLFIPSEITIPENTKVKLVIHNHDATDEEFESYELNREKVIIGERKGIIFIGPLPAGEYPFFGEFFPKTAQGKVIVEKNIE, from the coding sequence ATGGGCATTTACACTGCTATTTTATTGCAATTTTTTTCAGTGACAACTTACGCTGCAACACCGATTGTTAATATTGAAATACGTAATCATTTATTTATCCCCTCAGAAATCACCATTCCAGAAAATACCAAGGTTAAACTCGTTATTCATAACCATGATGCCACCGATGAAGAATTTGAAAGCTATGAATTAAACCGAGAAAAAGTCATTATTGGTGAACGTAAAGGAATTATATTTATTGGCCCTTTACCTGCCGGAGAATATCCATTTTTTGGTGAGTTTTTTCCTAAAACAGCACAGGGAAAGGTCATTGTTGAAAAAAACATTGAATAA
- a CDS encoding sensor histidine kinase yields MKSIRFFLSIVILSTITLMAFLSALNGYQDSMSKAELLFDSELMDKAHLLSKAFSVHHKKNESNTHLLNLDRTDNSVNALASDISDKNSDDFFAFQIWQGDKLLLHSSLAPDKPIARFEAGFKDVNFLNHRWRVFSFYNDISDLWIITTERMDIRYVLAENIVLETILPVVLMIPFLGILIWSIISFGLSPLRNLAKELENKRADDLTPLAIDKQPVELIQVVNSTNDLFKRLKASFFREKRFASDAAHELRTPISAMKIHLHNLSHSVAKDEHSFIQLQDSIDRMGHLVEQILNLSRTSPDQYSTGFSRLNLYTIAQDVIVREYAYFEEKNLQIELEGDACYINGDTFAIDILLQNLISNARKYTPEGGSVLVTVTEEHNQINLMIEDSGPGVPEDQYARLFDRFYRLDGDCHSSGVIGCGLGLAIVQQIVELHHATISLQQSRFETGLLVKVVFNEVLK; encoded by the coding sequence ATGAAGTCTATTCGATTTTTTTTAAGTATTGTTATTTTATCAACTATCACATTGATGGCTTTTTTATCTGCGCTTAATGGTTATCAAGATAGCATGAGTAAGGCTGAATTACTGTTTGATTCAGAATTGATGGACAAGGCACATCTTCTTTCAAAAGCATTTTCAGTCCATCATAAAAAAAATGAGTCTAATACGCATTTATTGAATTTAGATCGCACTGATAATTCGGTGAATGCATTAGCCAGTGATATATCAGATAAAAATAGTGATGATTTTTTTGCCTTTCAAATTTGGCAAGGTGATAAATTACTCCTGCACTCGTCTCTTGCTCCTGATAAGCCGATAGCACGTTTTGAAGCTGGCTTTAAGGATGTTAATTTTTTGAATCATCGCTGGCGTGTTTTCAGTTTTTATAACGATATTTCTGATTTATGGATCATTACCACCGAGCGCATGGATATTCGCTATGTACTGGCAGAAAATATTGTGCTTGAAACGATATTGCCGGTGGTGCTTATGATTCCTTTTCTAGGCATTCTTATTTGGTCTATTATTAGTTTTGGCCTGTCGCCACTAAGAAACCTAGCCAAAGAACTAGAAAATAAACGTGCGGATGATTTGACGCCACTGGCAATTGATAAGCAACCGGTAGAATTAATCCAGGTCGTCAATTCAACCAATGATTTATTTAAGCGCTTAAAGGCTTCATTTTTTCGGGAAAAGCGTTTTGCATCAGATGCAGCTCACGAATTAAGAACACCCATTAGTGCGATGAAGATTCATTTACATAATCTGTCGCATTCAGTGGCCAAAGATGAACATAGTTTTATCCAGTTGCAGGATTCAATTGATCGCATGGGACACTTGGTTGAACAAATTTTAAATTTAAGTCGTACTTCGCCTGATCAATACAGTACTGGTTTTTCCCGTCTCAACCTTTATACCATTGCACAAGATGTGATCGTTCGGGAGTATGCCTATTTTGAAGAAAAAAACTTACAAATCGAACTGGAAGGAGATGCCTGCTATATTAATGGTGACACCTTTGCTATCGATATACTATTACAGAATCTTATATCAAATGCGCGTAAGTACACCCCTGAGGGTGGTTCGGTGCTTGTGACTGTCACTGAGGAACATAATCAGATAAACTTGATGATAGAAGATTCTGGACCCGGCGTGCCCGAAGATCAATATGCACGATTATTTGATCGTTTTTATCGTCTGGATGGTGATTGCCATAGCTCAGGCGTCATTGGTTGTGGTCTTGGTCTGGCTATAGTACAACAAATCGTAGAACTGCATCATGCAACAATATCACTGCAACAGTCGCGTTTTGAAACTGGCTTATTAGTCAAAGTTGTTTTTAATGAGGTATTAAAATGA
- a CDS encoding response regulator, which produces MQILLVEDDLSLADGLQQALGHEGITVNHVANGKEALHVVESFPPDIVLLDLGLPDMDGLDVIKAIRRKKLTTPVLILTARNTVQDTVSGLDCGADDYLAKPFEISELLARIRVLERRISTTAESNEINIGQVSLDTESMQVKVSDKLLVLSKSEYMLLKALMQNAGRVQTRDGLESQLYSWGEEVSSNALEVHIHHLRKKIGIEFIKTVRGVGYTINKV; this is translated from the coding sequence ATGCAAATATTATTGGTAGAAGATGATCTTTCATTGGCTGATGGCCTGCAACAGGCGCTTGGTCATGAAGGTATTACGGTCAATCATGTTGCCAATGGCAAAGAAGCCCTGCATGTCGTTGAATCTTTCCCACCGGATATCGTTTTGCTCGATTTAGGCTTGCCTGATATGGATGGCTTGGATGTTATTAAAGCCATACGTCGAAAAAAACTAACCACTCCCGTGCTTATTTTAACCGCTCGCAATACCGTTCAGGATACTGTTTCAGGTCTTGATTGTGGTGCAGATGACTACCTGGCAAAACCTTTTGAAATTTCCGAACTATTAGCTAGAATTCGTGTACTTGAGCGTCGTATCAGCACCACGGCTGAATCTAATGAAATCAACATTGGTCAGGTCTCTCTGGATACTGAGAGCATGCAAGTCAAAGTATCGGATAAGCTTTTAGTGCTTTCAAAAAGTGAATACATGTTGCTCAAGGCATTAATGCAAAATGCCGGCAGAGTACAAACTCGTGATGGTCTTGAATCACAACTGTATAGTTGGGGAGAGGAAGTTAGCAGTAATGCCCTGGAAGTGCACATCCATCATTTAAGAAAAAAAATAGGCATTGAATTTATTAAAACAGTGCGTGGAGTAGGGTACACCATTAATAAAGTATGA
- a CDS encoding SDR family oxidoreductase, translating to MTILTDQRIILTGATGGIGIELAKQLVVQGCKLGLVSRSNEKLEQLAASLSSDANKLCLISADINTSDGRQTIIDQMLKSFDGYDMLINTAGIMDFTSLLEQSDERIEAVLQTNVIAPMLLCKKVLPYMLAQNEGHIVNVGSTFGSIGFAWFTSYSTSKFALRGFSQALRRELAETDIKISYIAPRAVRTSLNSSAVYDMAKEVKMNMDKPDFVAKQIIRSIIKDHKEKYLGFPEALFVRINAILPGLVDKATRSQNKAAKKYIS from the coding sequence ATGACAATTTTAACCGATCAACGCATCATTTTAACAGGTGCTACCGGTGGTATAGGCATTGAGCTTGCCAAGCAATTGGTTGTTCAAGGTTGCAAATTGGGACTCGTCAGTCGCTCTAATGAAAAATTAGAGCAATTAGCGGCTTCCTTATCCTCTGATGCAAATAAGCTTTGTTTAATCAGTGCTGATATCAATACGAGTGATGGCCGACAAACGATTATCGATCAAATGCTAAAGTCCTTTGATGGCTATGATATGTTGATCAATACGGCAGGCATTATGGACTTTACCTCCTTGTTAGAGCAATCTGATGAGCGTATTGAGGCTGTTTTGCAAACAAATGTGATTGCACCGATGCTATTATGTAAAAAGGTGTTACCCTATATGCTAGCGCAAAATGAGGGACATATTGTTAATGTTGGTTCAACCTTTGGTTCCATTGGCTTTGCCTGGTTTACAAGCTATTCAACCAGCAAATTTGCCTTACGTGGGTTTTCTCAGGCATTACGCCGAGAGCTGGCCGAAACTGATATAAAAATATCCTATATTGCGCCAAGAGCAGTCAGAACTTCACTCAATTCCAGTGCTGTTTACGATATGGCAAAAGAAGTTAAGATGAATATGGATAAGCCGGATTTTGTTGCCAAACAGATCATTCGGTCTATTATTAAAGATCATAAAGAAAAATACTTAGGCTTTCCAGAAGCTTTATTTGTGCGTATTAATGCCATTTTACCGGGGCTGGTTGATAAGGCGACACGCTCACAAAATAAGGCTGCAAAAAAATACATTTCATAA